One region of Mycolicibacterium insubricum genomic DNA includes:
- a CDS encoding TobH protein, with translation MNLQAGIDVDDTEALIAADRDGLLRGASMSGAQVRAVATAVAEGALAGLGDERPRAVVWVTGRGPASAAGAILAATLAPVTSVPVLVVGAVPPWIGALDLLIVAGDDPGDPALVGATATGVYRGARVVVAAPFEGPLRDAGAGRVALLDPRLWVPDGFGLSHYLAAGLAAVGAVDPAASLDLNTLADDLDAETLRNSAAREMFTNAAKVLAHRISTHRTVLAGDTPATTALARHGAEILLRVGHAVVGAAGLTDALVALRTGLAAGDDHDGVDALFRDDEIDGPAPLRPLVLVPALADERGTLGARIAGYDDIEPIGVTDIPSSPDPAPQPGRPEQQLAVLAVRLEMAAVYLRLVAGSR, from the coding sequence ATGAACCTGCAAGCGGGCATCGACGTCGACGACACCGAGGCGCTGATCGCCGCCGACCGCGACGGTCTGTTGCGCGGCGCGTCGATGTCCGGCGCCCAGGTGCGCGCGGTGGCCACCGCCGTCGCCGAGGGCGCGCTGGCGGGCCTGGGTGACGAACGCCCGCGGGCCGTCGTCTGGGTCACCGGCCGCGGACCCGCGTCTGCCGCCGGTGCGATCCTGGCCGCCACGCTGGCCCCGGTCACCTCGGTTCCGGTGCTGGTCGTCGGCGCGGTGCCGCCGTGGATCGGCGCGCTGGACCTGCTGATCGTCGCCGGTGACGACCCGGGCGACCCGGCGCTGGTCGGCGCCACCGCGACCGGCGTCTACCGGGGCGCACGGGTGGTGGTGGCCGCGCCGTTCGAGGGGCCGCTGCGCGACGCGGGTGCCGGCCGTGTCGCACTGCTCGATCCGCGGCTGTGGGTGCCCGACGGCTTCGGACTGAGCCACTACCTGGCGGCGGGACTGGCCGCGGTCGGTGCCGTCGACCCGGCGGCGAGCCTGGACCTGAACACCCTGGCCGACGACCTGGACGCCGAGACGCTGCGCAACAGTGCGGCCCGCGAAATGTTCACCAACGCGGCAAAGGTGCTGGCGCACCGCATTTCCACGCACCGGACAGTGCTCGCCGGGGACACCCCGGCGACGACGGCGCTGGCCCGGCACGGCGCCGAGATCCTGCTGCGGGTCGGCCACGCGGTGGTCGGCGCCGCCGGGCTGACCGATGCGCTGGTCGCGCTGCGCACCGGGCTGGCGGCCGGTGACGACCACGACGGCGTGGACGCGCTGTTCCGCGACGACGAGATCGACGGCCCCGCACCGCTGCGGCCGCTGGTACTGGTCCCAGCGCTGGCCGACGAACGCGGCACGCTCGGCGCCCGCATCGCCGGTTACGACGACATCGAACCGATCGGGGTGACCGACATCCCGTCGTCGCCGGATCCCGCGCCGCAGCCGGGCCGGCCCGAACAGCAACTCGCCGTGCTCGCGGTGCGCCTGGAGATGGCAGCGGTGTACCTGCGATTGGTCGCGGGCAGCCGATGA
- a CDS encoding WhiB family transcriptional regulator — protein sequence MSLVPDAIDAGPEEFDNQWQERALCAQTDPEAFFPEKGGSTREAKRICLGCEVKDSCLEYALANDERFGIWGGLSERERRRLKRGII from the coding sequence CTGAGCCTTGTCCCCGATGCGATCGACGCCGGCCCCGAAGAGTTCGACAACCAGTGGCAGGAACGCGCCCTGTGCGCGCAGACCGACCCCGAGGCCTTCTTCCCGGAGAAGGGCGGCTCGACGCGAGAGGCCAAGCGAATCTGCCTGGGCTGCGAAGTCAAGGACTCCTGCCTGGAATATGCGCTCGCCAACGACGAGCGATTCGGCATCTGGGGTGGACTCTCCGAGCGGGAACGCCGCCGGCTCAAGCGCGGCATCATCTAG
- a CDS encoding DUF3499 domain-containing protein gives MNVPRRCCRPGCPHYAVATLTFVYSDSTAVVGPLATVSEPHSWDLCVNHAGRITAPRGWDLVRHAGPLPASPDEDDLVALAEAVREGGQVRSAAPRAGFVEPTGGFGSAPGAVLAAPAERPTTAGRRRGHLRVLPDPETD, from the coding sequence GTGAATGTTCCCCGTCGCTGCTGCCGGCCCGGGTGCCCCCATTACGCGGTGGCGACGCTGACGTTCGTCTATTCGGATTCCACCGCCGTCGTCGGACCGCTGGCCACCGTGTCCGAGCCGCATTCCTGGGATTTGTGCGTCAACCACGCCGGACGCATCACGGCGCCCCGTGGCTGGGATCTGGTCCGTCACGCCGGACCGCTGCCCGCCAGCCCCGACGAGGACGACCTGGTGGCCCTGGCCGAGGCCGTCCGCGAGGGCGGCCAGGTCCGTTCCGCCGCGCCGCGCGCGGGTTTCGTCGAGCCCACCGGCGGATTCGGCTCGGCTCCCGGGGCGGTGCTCGCCGCACCCGCCGAACGGCCCACCACCGCCGGGCGCCGCCGGGGTCATCTGCGGGTGCTGCCCGATCCCGAAACCGACTGA
- a CDS encoding metallopeptidase family protein, whose translation MRGPLLPPTVPGWRSRAERFDMAVLEAYEPIERRWHTRLTGLDVAVDEIPRISARDPENVNFPPEVIADGPIALARLIPAGVDVRGQATRARIVLFRKPIERRAKDTMELGDLLHEILVAQVATHLGVEPSVIDPTMDD comes from the coding sequence CTGCGGGGTCCGCTGCTGCCGCCGACGGTGCCGGGCTGGCGCAGCCGCGCGGAGCGGTTCGACATGGCGGTGCTGGAGGCTTACGAACCGATCGAGCGCCGCTGGCACACCCGGTTGACCGGGCTGGATGTCGCCGTCGACGAGATTCCGCGGATATCGGCGCGGGATCCGGAGAATGTGAATTTTCCACCCGAGGTCATCGCCGACGGCCCGATCGCCCTGGCCCGGCTGATCCCGGCCGGTGTCGACGTGCGGGGGCAGGCCACTCGCGCCCGGATCGTGCTGTTCCGCAAACCAATCGAACGCCGCGCCAAGGACACCATGGAACTGGGTGATCTACTGCATGAGATCCTGGTCGCCCAGGTTGCCACCCACCTGGGAGTCGAACCCTCCGTTATCGACCCCACGATGGACGACTGA
- the cofD gene encoding 2-phospho-L-lactate transferase, which translates to MKVTVLVGGVGGARFLLGVQRLLGLGQFAPGAAPSGDHELTAVVNIGDDAWMHGVRICPDLDTCMYTLGGGIDSERGWGHRNETWHAKEELAAYGVQPDWFGLGDRDLATHLVRSQMLRAGYPLSAVTKALCDRWNPGAELLPASDDRSETHVVITDPQTGDRRAIHFQEWWVRYRAQVPTHSFAFVGAEAAKAGPGVADAIAGADVVFIAPSNPVVSIGAILAVPGLRAALRSTPAPVIGYSPIIGGKPLRGMADECLSVIGVESTSDAVGNHYGARSGTGILDGWLIAPGDTAQIPGATVREIPLLMHDPEATAAMVAAGLELAGRAP; encoded by the coding sequence GTGAAGGTCACCGTTTTGGTCGGCGGCGTCGGCGGCGCCCGGTTCCTGCTGGGCGTGCAGAGGTTGCTGGGCCTCGGACAGTTCGCGCCCGGCGCGGCGCCGTCCGGCGATCACGAGTTGACCGCCGTGGTCAACATCGGCGACGACGCCTGGATGCACGGCGTGCGGATCTGCCCGGATCTGGACACCTGCATGTACACCCTCGGCGGTGGCATCGACTCCGAGCGGGGTTGGGGACACCGCAACGAGACCTGGCACGCCAAGGAGGAGCTCGCCGCCTACGGCGTGCAACCGGACTGGTTCGGACTCGGCGACCGGGACCTGGCCACCCATCTGGTGCGCAGCCAGATGCTGCGCGCCGGCTATCCGCTGTCGGCGGTCACCAAGGCGCTGTGCGACCGGTGGAATCCCGGCGCGGAGCTGCTGCCGGCCAGCGACGACCGCAGCGAGACCCACGTGGTGATCACCGACCCGCAGACCGGCGACCGGCGCGCCATCCATTTCCAGGAGTGGTGGGTGCGCTACCGGGCCCAGGTGCCCACCCACAGCTTCGCCTTCGTCGGCGCCGAAGCGGCGAAGGCGGGACCCGGGGTGGCCGATGCCATCGCCGGCGCCGACGTCGTCTTCATCGCGCCGTCTAATCCCGTCGTCAGTATCGGGGCGATCCTCGCCGTCCCCGGCCTCCGGGCGGCGTTGCGGTCCACACCGGCCCCGGTGATCGGCTACTCCCCCATCATCGGCGGGAAACCGTTGCGCGGCATGGCCGATGAATGCCTGAGCGTGATCGGGGTGGAGTCCACCAGCGACGCCGTCGGCAACCACTACGGCGCCCGGTCCGGCACCGGGATCCTCGACGGCTGGCTGATCGCACCGGGCGATACCGCCCAGATTCCGGGCGCGACGGTGCGCGAGATCCCGTTGCTCATGCACGATCCCGAGGCCACCGCCGCGATGGTCGCCGCCGGACTCGAACTCGCCGGTCGCGCACCGTGA
- a CDS encoding phosphomannomutase/phosphoglucomutase, giving the protein MSRSAAAVNSVIKAYDVRGVVGEQIDEAFVAEVGAAFARLVRPISTRVVIGHDMRASSPDLAEAFGNGVRAQGLDVVRIGLASTDQLYFASGLLDCAGAMFTASHNPAAYNGIKLCRPGAKPVGQDTGLATIREEIIAGVPAHHGPPGTVTDRDVLADYGAHLRGLVDLTGCRPLRVAVDAGNGMAGHTAPAVFGPIDALTVLPLYFELDGSFPNHEANPLDPANLVDLQRFVVDSGADIGLAFDGDADRCFVVDERGQAVSPSAVTALVATRELAREPGATIIHNLITSRAVPEMVTEGGGKPVRSRVGHSYIKALMADSGAIFGGEHSAHYYFRDFWGADSGMLAALHVLAALGGQDRALSELAAGYERYAASGEINFTVADAPAAVAAVLAAFAPDIVSTDELDGVTVDLGAGRWFNLRSSNTEPLLRLNAEAPDADAVAAIVERVSSVIAGLRETAAP; this is encoded by the coding sequence ATGTCCCGTTCCGCTGCGGCGGTCAACAGTGTCATCAAGGCCTACGACGTCCGCGGCGTCGTGGGCGAGCAGATCGACGAGGCATTCGTGGCCGAGGTCGGCGCGGCGTTCGCCCGGCTGGTGCGCCCGATCAGCACCCGTGTGGTGATCGGCCACGACATGCGGGCCAGCTCCCCGGACCTGGCCGAGGCTTTCGGCAACGGCGTGCGCGCCCAGGGACTCGACGTCGTGCGGATCGGCTTGGCTTCGACCGACCAGCTGTACTTCGCGTCCGGTCTGCTCGACTGCGCCGGCGCGATGTTCACCGCCAGCCACAACCCGGCCGCCTATAACGGCATCAAACTGTGCCGGCCGGGCGCCAAGCCCGTCGGTCAGGACACCGGGCTGGCGACCATCCGCGAGGAGATCATCGCCGGTGTGCCGGCACATCACGGTCCGCCGGGAACCGTTACCGACCGTGACGTGCTCGCCGACTACGGCGCCCACCTGCGCGGCCTGGTCGACCTCACCGGCTGCCGTCCGCTGCGGGTGGCCGTCGACGCCGGCAACGGCATGGCCGGCCACACCGCGCCGGCCGTGTTCGGCCCGATCGACGCTCTGACCGTGCTGCCGCTGTACTTCGAGCTCGACGGCAGCTTCCCCAACCACGAGGCCAACCCGCTGGACCCGGCCAACCTGGTCGACCTGCAGCGTTTCGTCGTCGACAGCGGCGCCGACATCGGGCTGGCCTTCGATGGCGACGCCGACCGCTGCTTCGTCGTCGACGAGCGCGGCCAGGCCGTGTCGCCGTCGGCGGTGACCGCGCTGGTGGCCACCCGGGAGCTGGCGCGCGAGCCCGGCGCGACGATCATCCACAATCTGATCACCTCCCGCGCCGTGCCGGAGATGGTCACCGAAGGCGGCGGCAAGCCGGTGCGCTCGCGGGTCGGGCACTCCTACATCAAGGCGCTGATGGCCGACTCCGGCGCGATCTTCGGCGGTGAGCATTCCGCGCACTACTACTTCCGCGACTTCTGGGGTGCCGACTCGGGCATGCTGGCCGCGCTGCACGTGCTGGCCGCCCTGGGCGGGCAGGACCGGGCGCTCTCCGAGCTCGCCGCCGGCTACGAGCGCTACGCGGCGTCCGGCGAGATCAACTTCACCGTCGCCGACGCCCCGGCGGCCGTCGCCGCGGTGCTGGCCGCTTTCGCACCGGACATCGTGAGCACCGACGAACTCGATGGGGTGACCGTCGACCTCGGCGCGGGCCGCTGGTTCAACCTGCGCAGCTCCAACACCGAACCTCTGCTGCGGCTCAACGCCGAGGCGCCCGACGCCGACGCCGTCGCCGCGATCGTCGAACGAGTGTCCTCGGTGATCGCCGGGCTCCGGGAGACCGCAGCGCCATGA
- a CDS encoding coenzyme F420-0:L-glutamate ligase: MSEPGTEHGAAAQIRLLPVPGLPEFRPGDDLGAAIAAAAPWLQDGDIVVVTSKVVSKCEGRIVAAPVDPEERDELRRKLIEQEAVRVLARKGRTLITENSFGLIQAAAGVDGSNVSRGELALLPTNPDASAAELRTRLREALGVDVAVIITDTMGRAWRTGQTDAAIGAAGLTVLHHYAGAVDEHGNDLVVTEVAVADELAAAADLVKGKLTGVPVAVVRGLRLPDDGSTGADLLRAGTDDLFWLGAAEAIDLGRRQAQLLRRSVRRFADRPVDPALIEESVAEALTAPAPHHTRPVRFVWLRDAQRRIALLDRMKDAWRDDLTGDGLAADAVSGRLAKGQILYDAPEVVIPVMVPDGAHSYPDAQRTAAEHTMFTVAVGAAVQGLLVSLAVRGVGSCWIGSTIFAADLVRQVLDLPQDWEPLGAIAIGHHPDDADPPGPRNPVVTEGLLVTR, translated from the coding sequence GTGAGCGAGCCGGGAACCGAGCACGGCGCGGCGGCGCAGATCCGCCTGCTGCCGGTGCCCGGCCTGCCCGAGTTCCGCCCCGGCGACGATCTGGGCGCGGCGATCGCCGCCGCGGCACCGTGGCTGCAGGACGGCGACATCGTGGTCGTCACCAGCAAGGTGGTGTCCAAGTGCGAGGGCCGCATCGTCGCCGCGCCCGTCGATCCCGAGGAGCGGGATGAACTGCGGCGCAAGCTGATCGAACAGGAGGCGGTGCGCGTCCTGGCGCGCAAGGGTCGCACGCTGATCACCGAGAACTCCTTCGGCCTGATCCAGGCCGCCGCCGGGGTGGACGGCTCGAATGTCAGCCGCGGCGAACTGGCCCTGCTGCCGACGAATCCCGATGCCAGTGCGGCCGAGCTGCGGACCCGGCTGCGAGAGGCGCTCGGCGTCGACGTCGCCGTCATCATTACCGACACCATGGGCCGGGCCTGGCGCACCGGCCAGACCGACGCCGCCATCGGCGCCGCCGGGCTGACCGTGCTGCACCACTACGCCGGAGCGGTCGACGAGCACGGCAACGACCTGGTGGTCACCGAGGTCGCCGTCGCCGACGAACTCGCCGCGGCCGCCGATCTGGTCAAGGGCAAGCTGACCGGCGTGCCGGTTGCGGTGGTGCGCGGTCTGCGGCTGCCCGACGACGGGTCCACCGGCGCCGACCTGCTGCGCGCCGGCACCGACGACCTGTTCTGGCTGGGAGCCGCCGAGGCGATCGACCTCGGCCGCCGCCAGGCCCAGCTGCTGCGCCGCTCGGTGCGCCGGTTCGCCGACCGGCCGGTGGATCCCGCGCTCATCGAGGAGTCGGTGGCCGAGGCGCTCACCGCGCCGGCTCCGCACCACACCCGGCCGGTGCGGTTCGTCTGGCTGCGCGACGCGCAGCGCCGAATCGCCCTGCTGGACCGGATGAAAGACGCCTGGCGCGACGACCTGACGGGCGACGGGCTGGCGGCCGACGCCGTCTCAGGACGCCTGGCCAAGGGCCAGATCCTCTACGACGCACCCGAAGTCGTCATCCCCGTGATGGTGCCCGACGGCGCGCACAGCTACCCCGACGCGCAGCGGACCGCGGCCGAACACACCATGTTCACCGTCGCGGTGGGCGCCGCCGTGCAGGGACTGCTGGTGAGCCTGGCGGTGCGCGGGGTGGGCAGCTGCTGGATCGGCTCCACCATCTTCGCCGCCGACCTGGTTCGCCAGGTGCTGGACCTGCCGCAGGATTGGGAACCTTTGGGCGCCATAGCAATCGGACACCACCCGGACGACGCGGACCCGCCCGGGCCGCGGAATCCCGTCGTCACCGAAGGCCTGCTGGTGACGCGATGA
- the manA gene encoding mannose-6-phosphate isomerase, class I, with protein sequence MNLLTGIVRTYAWGSRTAIADFTGRPVPAAHPEAELWLGAHPGDPAVVDTPDGPRSLLDLLRADPQGQLGPAVRDRFGDSLPFLVKVLAADEPLSLQAHPSSTQAREGFERENRLGIPLNSPERNYRDCSHKPEILIALGPFEALAGFRPVPRTVALMEALAVADLDPYLELLIGQPEAGGLRALFTTWITAPQPVLDVLVPAVLDGAIQYVRSGATEFVDEARTLLELGERYPGDAGVLAALLLNRVHLEPGETIALPAGNLHSYLSGVGLEVMANSDNVLRGGLTPKHVDVPELLRILDFHPVTAAELSPETIREGTELRYATPAPEFAVSVFDIDGAALGGEIDAPCRHDGPQILVCTAGAVTVRSRTQTLELARGAAAWVPADDGPLRLRADEPAQLFRATVGI encoded by the coding sequence ATGAACCTGCTCACCGGCATCGTGCGGACCTACGCTTGGGGATCGCGCACCGCGATCGCCGACTTCACCGGGCGCCCGGTGCCCGCGGCGCACCCGGAGGCCGAACTGTGGCTGGGCGCGCACCCCGGCGACCCGGCCGTCGTCGACACCCCCGACGGGCCCCGGTCCCTGCTGGATCTGCTGCGCGCCGACCCGCAGGGCCAGCTCGGCCCCGCCGTACGGGACCGGTTCGGCGACAGCCTGCCGTTCCTGGTCAAGGTGCTCGCCGCCGACGAACCGCTGTCCCTGCAGGCCCACCCGTCCAGCACGCAGGCCCGCGAGGGCTTCGAGCGGGAGAACCGGCTGGGCATCCCGCTGAACTCCCCGGAGCGCAACTACCGCGACTGCAGTCACAAACCGGAGATCCTGATCGCGCTCGGCCCGTTCGAGGCGCTGGCCGGGTTCCGGCCGGTGCCGCGCACCGTCGCACTGATGGAGGCGCTCGCCGTCGCCGACCTCGACCCCTATCTGGAACTGCTCATCGGCCAGCCCGAGGCCGGCGGCCTGCGGGCGCTGTTCACCACCTGGATCACCGCGCCGCAACCGGTGCTCGACGTGCTGGTGCCCGCCGTGCTCGATGGTGCCATCCAGTATGTCCGTTCTGGCGCAACCGAGTTCGTCGACGAGGCGCGGACCCTGCTGGAGCTTGGCGAACGCTATCCCGGCGACGCCGGCGTGCTGGCCGCGTTGCTGCTCAACCGCGTGCACCTGGAGCCCGGCGAGACCATCGCGCTGCCGGCGGGCAACCTGCACAGCTATCTGTCCGGGGTGGGGCTGGAGGTGATGGCCAACTCCGACAACGTGCTGCGCGGCGGCCTGACGCCCAAGCACGTCGACGTACCCGAGCTACTGCGGATCCTCGATTTCCATCCCGTCACCGCGGCCGAGTTGTCGCCGGAAACCATCCGCGAGGGCACCGAGCTGCGCTACGCCACCCCCGCGCCGGAGTTCGCCGTCTCGGTGTTCGATATCGACGGCGCGGCACTCGGCGGCGAGATCGATGCGCCCTGCCGGCACGACGGCCCGCAGATCCTGGTGTGCACCGCGGGCGCGGTGACGGTGCGGTCGAGGACCCAGACGCTGGAGCTGGCCCGGGGCGCGGCGGCCTGGGTGCCGGCCGACGACGGGCCGCTGCGGCTGCGGGCCGACGAACCCGCCCAGTTGTTCCGGGCGACCGTCGGCATCTGA